Proteins encoded together in one Impatiens glandulifera chromosome 1, dImpGla2.1, whole genome shotgun sequence window:
- the LOC124921210 gene encoding zinc-finger homeodomain protein 9-like encodes MEITTAPNPITNVKTPDPETETPAGRTQTNGVLKRLNPNRPNPPPPPPPFTYKECLKNHAATLGGHALDGCGEFMPSPNADPNNPTSLICAACGCHRNFHRRDPEDRVPSPPPSSSVHHMIEYQPHHRHHPPPPPPLSRLSPNSPSPPPISSSYYPSAPHMLLALSSGVNAHPDINNRSGSNSGSRKRVRTKFTQNQKDKMQEFADKVGWKFQKSDQELISEFCNDLGVDRTVLKVWMHNNKSTIGKKESGAGGVDINTAIIGQYHHNVIAANGSSSSLPLIESMAK; translated from the coding sequence ATGGAAATAACAACTGCCCCAAATCCAATCACTAACGTTAAAACACCTGATCCCGAAACCGAAACTCCAGCAGGACGCACCCAAACAAACGGTGTCCTCAAGCGGTTGAACCCGAATCGCCCAAATCCACCGCCACCGCCGCCGCCATTCACCTATAAAGAATGTCTCAAAAACCACGCCGCCACTTTAGGTGGCCATGCCCTCGACGGTTGCGGCGAGTTCATGCCATCTCCAAACGCCGATCCAAACAACCCCACTTCACTAATATGCGCCGCCTGCGGCTGCCACCGTAACTTCCACCGCCGAGATCCGGAGGATCGCGTTCCCTCTCCGCCGCCTAGCTCATCCGTACACCATATGATTGAGTATCAACCGCACCACCGCCATCAcccaccgccgccgccgcctttATCTCGTCTCAGCCCGAATTCGCCGTCGCCGCCTCCGATATCATCTTCTTATTACCCTTCTGCCCCTCACATGCTTCTTGCTCTTAGCTCTGGCGTAAACGCTCATCCAGATATTAATAATCGTTCAGGATCGAATTCAGGGAGTAGGAAAAGGGTACGGACGAAATTCACGCAGAATCAGAAAGATAAAATGCAGGAATTTGCGGATAAAGTAGGGTGGAAGTTTCAGAAGAGTGATCAAGAATTGATTTCTGAGTTTTGTAACGATCTGGGTGTGGATCGAACAGTTTTGAAGGTGTGGATGCATAACAATAAGAGCACAATCGGGAAGAAAGAATCCGGCGCCGGCGGTGTGGACATTAACACTGCCATCATTGGCCAGTACCATCATAATGTAATTGCTGCTAATGGGTCTTCTTCATCTCTACCCTTAATCGAATCTATGGCGAAATAA